A genome region from Piliocolobus tephrosceles isolate RC106 chromosome 8, ASM277652v3, whole genome shotgun sequence includes the following:
- the TMEM140 gene encoding transmembrane protein 140, with amino-acid sequence MARPRPRWGDQLLFVSVIVLTVVVICLMFYALFWKSGNLTDLPNLRIGFYNFCLWNEDAGTLQCHQFPELEALGVPPVGLALARLGVYGALVLTLFSFQALLLAWCNGNDRLWQLAVGFLAMSSVLLAGGLGLFLSYVWKWVRLSLLGPGFLALGSAQALLILLLMAMVMFPLRA; translated from the coding sequence ATGGCCAGGCCAAGGCCTCGGTGGGGCGACCAGCTGCTGTTCGTGAGCGTCATTGTCCTCACAGTTGTGGTCATCTGCCTGATGTTCTACGCTCTCTTCTGGAAGTCTGGGAACCTCACTGACCTGCCCAACCTGAGAATAGGCTTCTACAACTTCTGCCTGTGGAATGAGGATGCCGGCACCCTACAGTGTCACCAGTTCCCTGAGCTGGAGGCCCTGGGGGTGCCTCCGGTTGGCCTGGCCCTGGCCAGGCTTGGTGTGTACGGGGCCCTGGTCCTCACCCTCTTTTCCTTCCAGGCTCTCCTCCTAGCCTGGTGCAATGGTAATGACAGATTGTGGCAGCTAGCGGTGGGCTTCCTGGCTATGTCCTCCGTGCTGCTGGCTGGCGGCCTGGGCCTCTTCCTCTCCTATGTGTGGAAGTGGGTCAGGCTCTCCCTCCTGGGGCCTGGGTTTCTAGCTCTGGGCAGCGCCCAGGCCTTACTCATCCTCTTGCTTATGGCCATGGTTATGTTCCCTCTAAGGGCTTAG